The DNA segment GCGGTAAAGAACGCGACAAATGTAGTTCTAGCGCCTGTTGATATGCGCTTAAACGTAGACGAGGACTTTACAAACTTTGTTAAAAACCGTTTAATGGAACGCACCTTCGTCGAAGGCGACACAACACTAGTGATGATGCTCGGGCACGCTATACCCTTCACAGTAACAAAAAGCCGTCCTCATGGAATAGTTCGCATCACAAAAGACACACATTTCCAAATACTTAACGAACCAGCTCCAGAAACAAAAGGACTTCCTCACACCACTTACGAAGACATAGGCGGTCTACACGAAGAAATGCAACGTGTAAGAGAAATGGTAGAGCTGCCACTGCGGCATCCAGAACTTTTTCAACGTCTAGGAATAGATCCTCCTAAAGGTGTTCTACTCCACGGTCCACCAGGTTGCGGTAAGACCTTGCTAGCAAGAGCCGTGGCAAATGAATCAGAAGCAAATTTCGCTTCCATAAACGGTCCAGAAATAATGAGCAAATTCTATGGTGAATCAGAAGCAAGACTACGAGAGATTTTTCAGCAAGCGCAGCAAAACTCTCCAAGCATCATATTTATCGACGAGTTAGATGCAATTGCGCCAAAAAGGGAAGAAGTCACAGGTGAAGTTGAAAGACGAGTAGTTGCACAACTCTTAGCTCTCATGGATGGTTTGAGCGGAAGAGGGAACGTGATCGTCATAGGTGCCACCAACCGACCCCAAGCCCTTGATCCTGCACTTCGAAGACCAGGCCGCTTCGACCGAGAGATAGAAATAGGTGTTCCAGATAAGAAGGACCGCCACGAAATCATGCAAATTCACACACGCGGTATGCCCCTAGCAGAAGACGTTGACCTGAAGAAACTATCTGGAATGACCCATGGCTACACAGGAGCAGATATGGCTGCCTTGAGCAGAGAAACAGCGATGAAGTCTCTGAGACGATATCTCCCCGAAATAAACTTAGAAGAAGAACATATTCCCCCCGCAGTTTTAGAAAAGATGGAAGTACGTATGGAAGACTTTCTTAACGCCTACAAAGAAATAACTCCTACTGCCATGCGAGAAGTATATATAGAAACACCTACGGTGAACTGGACTGACATAGGCGGGTTGGAAGAGGTAAAACATGAGCTAATAGAAGCAGTTGAATGGCCCATAAAAAACCCAGAAGTTTTCAGCCGGTTGGGCATAACACCGCCAAAGGGCATTCTCTTATTTGGGCCGCCTGGGTGCGGCAAGACTATGCTGGCAAGAGCAGTAGCAACAGAAAGCGAAGCAAACTTCATTACAATAAAAGGCCCAGAGATCTTCAGTAAGTGGGTTGGAGAGTCGGAAAAAGCCATAAGAGAAGTATTCCGGAAAGCGAGAATGGCCGCACCAGCAGTGATTTTCTTTGATGAATTTGACTCTCTTGTACCTAGAAGAGGTATGGGTCTCGCCGATAGCGGCGTCACAGAACGCGTTATCAGTCAGCTTCTAACAGAGATGGACGGCATAACGACCTTGGAAGATGTAGTTGTCATCGCGGCCTCAAATCGACCTGACATTATAGATCGTGCTGTGCTACGTCCGGGACGCTTTGACCGACTTATCTATGTACCCGAGCCAGATGAGCAGGCTAGACTGAAGATGTTCAAAATCTATACAAAAGATATGCCTTTGGCTGAAGATGTTGATTTAGAGGCTCACGCTAAGACAACGAAGGGTTACAGTGGAGCGGACATTCAAGCACTCTGCCGTGAGGCTGGGTTGAACGCTCTGAGAAAAAGTATAACTTCAGAACTGGTGACACTAGCGGATTTCAAGGCCGCAGTAAATCAGATAGGGCCAACAATTTCACCTGATATGGAAATATGGTATAAAGGATTTGTCAAACAGATAAGAAGAGTGCAGAAACCTACAACACCTGTGGCGTAGGAGATGTTGTTAAAATGACTGTCAAAACTTGGAAACCCCACCCTCTTTCCACGGTAATCGTAGAACTACTACAACGCAAAGGACCTACAACTGATGCTGAACTGCACGACATGGTCAAGGAAGTTCGTGGTGACTTAGGATTCAGCGTCTTGAACAAGGAGCTAATGCGATTGGAAATAAAGGGTATAATCCATGTTTCTGCTCTTGCAAGAGGCAAACGACGAGTGGAATTGCGCAAAGTGAGGAGAAGAAAAAGCACGTAAGAACGGGGCTTTGTTGATTTTTGTTATTCCCCTTTCTAACCTTCTGTGGAAGCTCCTCTTGCTGCTCGTTTTGCCGTAGCGCCTAGTTTAGTTGAAGGCGTATAGGCTCCTCCAGTGAAGGTAAACCCGCATTTTCTGCATTCCCAAACTCCAACACTTTGGCGTTTCACAGTAGACGCGTGGCATTGAGGGCATCTGTGTCGCTTTTTGGTCTCTGTCACCACTTCGATATATCTTTTCCTTACAGTTGCACCGTATCGGCTCTTCAACCCTCCTGTTGGGCCGATCTTCTTTGTTTTTCCCATTGTTACTTCACCAGCAGTTTGCGTATTTCTGAAGCTTTTTCTTTAGCGATTTTTGCTGCTTCCAAGATATATTCTGTGGTAAAATAGCCAGTTCCTCCCTTCTGAACGGCGCATATTTTTCCTTCTTTTTCAATGGTTATCGTCAGTCTAGCGTCCATAACCTGTTCTTCCTCTAGCCAAGGATCAACAGCAAGTTTGCCATTTATCTTTGCGAACGTTACTGCTATGGGGTAGTTTTGCATCGGTAATGGAGTGTAGCCTGGTTTTACCTTGACTTCTCCTTCTTCAACTTCGTACTTGAACATCTTTGTGTTCAATAAAGCTGCTAGCGTTGCGATAGCTGAAGCGTCAATGAGGTTTCCGTCATAGTTGAGCACATAGACATCAACGAATACTATGAGTACATTTTTCCCTGGTTCTAGGCAGAGCTTTTCAAGGTCTATGGCTTTTGACTCTCGTATACCTCTGTCTACTACTCTTGCGAGTTCAATAGCGTCTTCTTTTGGGGGACCAGGTTCGAATGTTGGTGATGCCAGGGGAACAAGCTCAACGTTTACTGTTAAGACCCCTTCGTTTGGAGTGTCTGGGAAAGGTTTGCCGATTCCAATTTTTACTCCCACCAAGACTTCAGTTTTACCCAAAAGAACACGTGCTGAGCCTTCTGCTTTTTCGATGACGCCCATTTCCACTTTGATTTCACGGTAATCGTTTAACTCTCTTCCATCTAATCTCTTACCTTTACTCATTAGTTGGGCGATTTGTTGCTGTTTTACACGTATAATCATTGACATTATTCTTTCACTTCCTCCTTTACGACCACATATTTCGTCTTTAACGCTTCTTTTTGCATCTTATAGAGTTGTGTGCACCCCTCAAGAGAGAGCTTAATGGCTTTTTCAAATTCTTCAAGCGTTAATTGACCGTCCATCTGAAGCAGTGTTATGGCGTTTAGGTTTGGCATATATGCTAGAGGAACGTCTGCTTCCCCTTCTTTGTCTTCGCTGTCATTTAAGTCAAGAACAAGCTGCCCTTCTAATTTTCCTGCAGCGCAAGCCGCTGTCAAGTCTCGCATGGGAACACCTGCATCTGCCAAAG comes from the Candidatus Bathyarchaeota archaeon genome and includes:
- a CDS encoding CDC48 family AAA ATPase, which encodes MSEIQLRVGDAKQRDVGRGIARLDQETMQKLGISAGDVIEITGKRTTSAIAWPAYSEDQDRGIIRIDGFARKNASVAINEYVAIKPAAVKNATNVVLAPVDMRLNVDEDFTNFVKNRLMERTFVEGDTTLVMMLGHAIPFTVTKSRPHGIVRITKDTHFQILNEPAPETKGLPHTTYEDIGGLHEEMQRVREMVELPLRHPELFQRLGIDPPKGVLLHGPPGCGKTLLARAVANESEANFASINGPEIMSKFYGESEARLREIFQQAQQNSPSIIFIDELDAIAPKREEVTGEVERRVVAQLLALMDGLSGRGNVIVIGATNRPQALDPALRRPGRFDREIEIGVPDKKDRHEIMQIHTRGMPLAEDVDLKKLSGMTHGYTGADMAALSRETAMKSLRRYLPEINLEEEHIPPAVLEKMEVRMEDFLNAYKEITPTAMREVYIETPTVNWTDIGGLEEVKHELIEAVEWPIKNPEVFSRLGITPPKGILLFGPPGCGKTMLARAVATESEANFITIKGPEIFSKWVGESEKAIREVFRKARMAAPAVIFFDEFDSLVPRRGMGLADSGVTERVISQLLTEMDGITTLEDVVVIAASNRPDIIDRAVLRPGRFDRLIYVPEPDEQARLKMFKIYTKDMPLAEDVDLEAHAKTTKGYSGADIQALCREAGLNALRKSITSELVTLADFKAAVNQIGPTISPDMEIWYKGFVKQIRRVQKPTTPVA
- a CDS encoding 50S ribosomal protein L37ae, whose translation is MGKTKKIGPTGGLKSRYGATVRKRYIEVVTETKKRHRCPQCHASTVKRQSVGVWECRKCGFTFTGGAYTPSTKLGATAKRAARGASTEG
- a CDS encoding exosome complex protein Rrp42 — its product is MSMIIRVKQQQIAQLMSKGKRLDGRELNDYREIKVEMGVIEKAEGSARVLLGKTEVLVGVKIGIGKPFPDTPNEGVLTVNVELVPLASPTFEPGPPKEDAIELARVVDRGIRESKAIDLEKLCLEPGKNVLIVFVDVYVLNYDGNLIDASAIATLAALLNTKMFKYEVEEGEVKVKPGYTPLPMQNYPIAVTFAKINGKLAVDPWLEEEQVMDARLTITIEKEGKICAVQKGGTGYFTTEYILEAAKIAKEKASEIRKLLVK